The following coding sequences are from one Cervus canadensis isolate Bull #8, Minnesota chromosome 4, ASM1932006v1, whole genome shotgun sequence window:
- the LOC122439979 gene encoding olfactory receptor 2M5-like, whose product MDKRNESSNTDLILLGLFPDMNHVNFLLCAILLIYTMALTSNSILILLIWVDSHLHTPMYFLLSQLALMDMTLISSIVPKMATDFFSGKRNISRVACGTQIFFVLTVGIAECTLITLMSYDRYVAICNPLRYTLIMSQKVCLQMAAISWAGGALISLAHTAYAMHFPICGSREISHFLCEIMSMLKLACDDVSAYEKALVVTSIVVLLIPLSLIMSSYALIFLAVLHMKSPEGRDKALATCFSHLTVVCLYYGPAMVVYMKPSSYHNPRLDQVLFVLDPILTPLLNPLIYSLRNKEVLGALRKVLT is encoded by the coding sequence ATGGACAAAAGAAATGAGTCTTCAAATACAGATTTAATCCTCCTGGGCCTCTTCCCTGATATGAATCATGTCAACTTCCTTCTCTGTGCCATTCTCCTGATCTACACCATGGCTCTCACTTCAAACTCCATTCTAATCCTCCTAATCTGGGTGGATTCTCACCTCCACACACCCATGTACTTCCTGCTCAGCCAACTGGCTCTCATGGACATGACATTAATCTCTAGCATCGTACCCAAGATGGCAACTGACTTCTTCTCAGGGAAGAGAAACATATCACGAGTGGCCTGTGGGACTCAGATCTTCTTCGTCCTGACTGTAGGAATTGCTGAGTGCACCCTCATCACCCTCATGTCCTATGACCGATATGTTGCCATCTGCAACCCTCTGAGATACACCCTCATCATGAGCCAGAAAGTCTGTCTGCAGATGGCTGCCATCTCCTGGGCTGGGGGCGCCCTTATATCACTTGCACACACGGCCTATGCCATGCATTTCCCCATCTGTGGTTCCAGAGAGATTTCCCATTTCCTCTGTGAGATCATGTCCATGCTAAAATTGGCCTGTGATGATGTCTCCGCCTATGAGAAGGCTTTGGTAGTGACAAGCATTGTGGTGCTCCTCATCCCCTTGTCCCTCATCATGTCCTCTTATGCTCTCATATTCCTTGCTGTCCTCCACATGAAATCTCCAGAGGGAAGGGACAAAGCTCTAGCCACTTGCTTTTCCCACTTAACTGTAGTGTGCCTCTATTATGGCCCTGCCATGGTGGTCTACATGAAGCCTAGTTCCTACCATAATCCCAGACTGGACCAAGTCCTCTTTGTGCTTGACCCTATTCTCACTCCGTTGCTAAATCCTCTGATTTATAGTCTTAGAAACAAAGAAGTGTTGGGGGCCCTAAGGAAGGTTCTAACTTGA